The sequence below is a genomic window from Coffea arabica cultivar ET-39 chromosome 4c, Coffea Arabica ET-39 HiFi, whole genome shotgun sequence.
GCATGAATCTTCTATTTGAGGGATCTTTGGTTTTGACTACTCTTTTGATTTGATTTAAAGCTGTCTTCATTACTGTGATTTCTTTTAGGGCAAATAATTGATTTCCTCGTGTAGAAGATTAAAGAGAGATTTTCCaactcctttttattttttgtctgcATGAAATGATTATGCAATGAAATAGCTATAGTGCAATAGATACACTAATTGTCGAGAAAGGGATTTTCGCAATTAACATCCAAATTTAATTACTCTATGCAAATTATATGTGTGAAAAATTGATTATGCTTATTAAATCAAtacaaagatttttttttgacagTTTTTCATCATTTAAGTGATTTGTCTGAATGACTATAATAACTTTCCATGTAGAGATCTTTCAAGGAATGGATTCAGCGGCAGTGTGCCATATTCAATTTCGCAGATGATTAATCTTGAATATTTGTGAGTttgtcacacacacacactctctctctctctctctccctctctctcaaaggaagtAGTAAAAATGAGAGATATGTAACTTTTGgctttttgtttgattttatgTAGTGTCCTGATTTTAAGGGTTTTGCAGGAATCTTAATAACAATCAGCTCAATGGACAGCTGAATGATATGTTCGGACAACTTTCTAAACTCTCTAAGTTGTAAGTATGGTGATTTTTGCCATTTACGTTTTGTTTTTGGTATCACAGGATGTATCTCCATTTGTTTTATAGAGGAAGCACGAACAATAGGTTGAAAGACAGATTTTGCAGGCAAATTTGTACCTTCATCTATGTCATGTGATGTGCTTCCTGTtatgaaaagaaatataatcCTGGATGAGAGtgcagaagaagaaagaagaaagggaagaaaattGATAGAGAAGAGAAGCTTAATGTCGTGAAGTCTAATAGGGATCACAAAATTCAGGAGGCATAACTCAACTTGAATGAAGTAAAGAGATTATGTATGCTTCTATAGACTTCGGAGTTCCAAAAACTTTAATGCTATCCACTGAAAGAACTTttgattggattaattttttactGCAACCTAAATTTTCTAAGTGGATACTCCAAGCCTATAACTACTGcaaaaaataaacataaaagAGATTAAAATGTAAAATAGTCTTTGAAACTGATATCATTTTATGTTTTCTTATATTTCTCAACCTTGCAACTTCTACCATGCATCAAAATTCGTTTCAACTTGTTAAacaaaaaaagttttttaacttgtcATGTAAGATTTTTATCAGAAAATCTGATATGTGGTAGCAAAATTGGGTGATACATTCCCTAGATTATACTTAAGTATCATATTGCTTTTAATTTCACTAGAAAGTCATCATGAGGAGTATACATGATCAAGCCAAACAGCATTACATTCATTCTTATTGgggccttcctttttttttaataccgtagcatttgtataaatatccaaaaaattggTACCTCGATCTTGTTGGCAACTAATAAAATGGGATATTTTAGATTCATTGTGTGTTATTTATAATGTCATGAATGCATCTTACTTTCAGCTTTTCATCTCAGTtgctctgtgtgtgtgtgtgcacgTGCATTAAAATACAAGTGTTTCTTGTTGTGTATCATCCAGTATTTTCCACCTGTAAAGCTGTGTTTGTGAATGTATCCTTGCTCTTATGTCTAGGGATCTGTCTTTCAATTCATTTACTGGCACATTACCCCCGAGCTTTAAATCCCTCTCAAGCCTCAGCACATTGTAAGTGACCTGATTCACTAACTTTTACGACTGCGATTTTTGTGGAGCTGAAGGTGGTTACATGTCTTCATGCAGGCATTTGCAGAATAACCAGTTTACCGGTTCAATAAATGTCCTTGCCGATCTTCCACTTGATGATTTGTAAGCCAGGCTTCTTGTTGAGCTGTATTCACTTGGAGTTTGTTTGTTGCTGTATTGGATTAAATACACACATGCACacacccacacacacacacacacatctaATTCATTTTTCATAATTTGGTTTATGGCTATATGACTGGCTTTGCTGCTTTAATTCCCTTGTTAACAACAATAACCATTATGTAAAGAACTGTTTCTGCACTTGTGTTgagtttcaaatgattgaaaattttttaaaaatatttatctatctatctataGTTTATTTCTCTGGTTATAGATCACAATTTAGTTTGACATTTATCTTAGACGTGGGAATTTTGAATACTGTACTCCTGCTGGATATGCTACATAGCTCAACTAACCAATACTCTGCatcaaaaaatctttttttccaTGCATAATTTGCTTGTATGATTAACCTGAAAGAATATGTTGGCTCTATGCATCGCAGGAATGTGGCAAATAATCAGTTTACAGGTTGGATTCCTGATGAATTGAAAAGCATCAAAGATATAAAGTGAGTATTGAGCTTACATTGCATGGTGAAGTTGTATCAATTTCTTTATTGACTTTTGAAACTCTGTTCAAGGACTGGAGGAAACTCTTGGTCTTCAGGGCCTGCTCCTCCCCCACCCCCTGGTCAGAAAAGTGATCCTCATGCCAGGCAGTCAAAAGAAGATATCAAAAAGTCTGGTCTTAGTGGAACAGCCATTGCAGGAATAGTTCTGGGTATTTTGGTAGTGTTTGGTGTCATATTCACTTTATTCTCACGAAAATCTTCTTCATCGCATTTTCTTGAAGAAGACAGGCTCAGCCGCAAGCATAGTCCATTTTCTCCTCTTGCAATTCATGAGCTGTCCAATGATTTGCCTAATGATGTGCAGAATGACTTCAGAGGTcactctctatctctctctcctccCCACCTCTTGCTCTTCTCAAACTACTCTCCTTCCCTGGATTTAAAAGTGGAATTAAAATAGTAATGGAGAACAAAAATTAACAGCATTCTCCTGATCAATGATAAGATATCGgaaatctgattgtgcaagaaTTACCATCAGTGATAATGCTGATGCCATGGTTATGGAGCATTACCTAAAATTGATTCCCATTATAAGTTCAGGGCATTCCACTGTTTGATTGATGTTATGCCCTACTTTCTGGGAAAGTGAAATGATTTTGGTAAACTTCAGGTAACATCAtccagaatttcttgaaatcaCTACATCTGGAACTAATTGTAAGGCacatgcaagagttccaaagttCAGATCTGATGCAGGTAGTTCAGAGATCTAATGTGTGACACACGCATGATTTATGGGAAAGATATTAATCTTCAGTGTACCATTTGGCATAATTTGATGTTAAGGTTCTTTGTCCCTTTCTTGGTGTTTATGTTCTTTGCCTTTGTGAAAACCTTTGTGATAGGGTCATATTGACTTTTCTTGACTTGCTTTTATGTTGTTACCCATAGATATCTGGTAGAGATACTTCATTTGAGCAGTTAAGTCTTAAGTACCTGATGTTTCTGGTGAGTCAAACAAATACAGGAAAAAGAACTTGTGTAATTAATGTTTTACATTGTTTTTAGCAAGCTACCCCTAACATTACACAATGCATTATTGATGTAAGTTTATCACAATGCAAACAGGATATGCATTTTCCTTTGTTCATTTGTTCATACTGAAAACTCCTAACTGGAAATTGGACTGAAAAAACTTCATGGTTTTGCATGTACATTCTATTCAGTGCCTCATTCTACATATTagtgcaccattttttttttctttttgataatTGGTCCAGTCATTTACGGTTGCCCCCCCCCCCTTTAAGTTGTCCCTCACTTCAGTTTAAACTGCGCAGCTGCTTATAATTTGTTTGCTGTTGGCAGAACGGAAGTCATTTGGTTCGTCTTCTTCAGTGAAAGTAAAATGTTTACAGACATCTGCTTCAATGAGTCTTCAAACAGGGAAAACTCTGCAGGTGTCTCCTTCTCCAGGTTTTAAGTCAGGAAAAGCATTGGAAGCCTCTCTTTCAGGAGATCTTAAGCTCCCACCTTCTGATTGTGCTAGATATACCAATCATAATGAAATTACAGATCGTCTAGAAAGGAGCAGTTCAATTCATGTCACTTGCTATTCTCTTTCAGAGTTGCAAAATGCCACAGGTAACTTTGCAACAGGTCGCCTTCTTGGAGAGGGATCAATTGGTCGAGTCTATAGGACAAAGCATGCTGATGGGAAGGTATGCATAAATTCTACTATTTTGTGTTGAAATTAGTGTCTTCTCTGCGATATTTTCATCTGCCTGgcttaaaaaattttcattggttaTTAGAATTAATGCACATTTATGTGCTGTTTTCATTTCAGTCTCCTAGGTCACATAATTGGTTAAACTATTTTTAGATGGTGTAAGAAATTAGTATGTATTGTTTCTCTCAATCACTTGAGATATCCTGGTCAATGAAATACTCAATCTAAATAGAGTGTTCTTACTGAATTGTATGCCTGGAATAAAATCCACAATAGGATAGAGGAACTAGGATTAGGATAGATAAGAGAATGTAACAAGTAGCTGAATGTAGCTCTTCAGCATGTTGGTGTAACAGTtaatggaaatgggaaaactAATTCATGCTTTAAATTTTGTGGTTGTTTGTCTTTATCTTTAGTTAGAGATAAAGACTCTTATCGAGGTTCTATTTTGCAAGGTTGTTTATAGTTGTTTTAGAAGTTATATATGTGTATCTTATTTGTGCCTGAAGTTATGCATTAGGCTGTTTACAGTTCTATGGTCAGGTTGCCATtgaatttcttaaattttttaacCCTACTTTCTTCCTtcattttattatattgcttCCTTGTCAAGATGTATAAGAATCTGAGAGCTGACTTACAGTATTCTCTATTTAAGTCCTTGTCACATGGGATGAGCAGAATTGGTAAAACTATTATAGCTAATTTAGTTCTTTTGTAGAACTCTATCTACACCCAGCATACTTGACTGTGTTgatgaactgtaatattttAGATTATATGTTGCTATTCTGCTCCTTTTTTTACCTTTGAAAGTGGGGAGTTTGTAAATGCTATTGTAGCTACTTTAATTGTCCCTGCAATcagtgtgtgtgtttgtgtttAGCACTTTCTTTTAGTTGTACAGTTATCAGAATCTATTTGACCTTTGGCAGATTGTGGAAGACGTTAATGATTTGATCTTTACTGATGCTGGTTCAGGTTTTGGCTGTGAAGAAAATAGATTCCTCACTTCTACAAGGTGGACATGGGGGAAAATTTAGGGAAGTAATCACACATATCTCTGAACTACGCCACCCAAATATTTCAGAACTCGTTGGTTATTGTTCAGAACAGGGACAGAACATGATAGTCTATGAGTATTTTAGAAATGGTTCACTTCATGAGTTCCTGCACCTGTCAGATGACTTTAGCAAACCACTTACGTGGAATACCAGAGTCAAAATTTCTCTAGGAACAGCTCGTGCTCTCAAGTAAGTTTATCAATCTTTCAGCGTGATTTGTCTTGCCATTTTCATTGATTTGGGTGAATTGAGCAGATTTAAGTATCAATCCGGGATGCTGTGATTCATATCCAAATACATGACACATCTATATCCAAATGTAACATTCAAATCGGAAGGGATGGTAGTCTTATTTTTCCCATTTACAGCATCAAATGGATAGCAAAGCTTGAATTGGATTCACTCCACTATTTTGTGATTACCTGCCCAAATTGCAACTTTTCTGTCTACAAATCATCAGACATTGTTGGGATTTGTGAAAATATATCGGGATTTAGATATGTAGATCAATTTTGACTGTATTTTCAGAATTCAATGACTTGTTTTCCCTCGGCCCCAAATCCTCAAAGCCAGCCAAGGCTGGGGTTTTGTTGATATGTACTTCATTTTATCTTCCCTTTGCCTAGGGACTCTGTTAATGggtcaagggaaaaaaaagaagaggagaaCATGAATATTCTTGTTACAAGGATTGAACACTGACATAGTTAGTCAACTTATATCTTGATATTCCATTTTGTTCAGGTACTTACATGAGGTTTGCTCTCCATCTTATGTTCACAAGAACATAAAGTCTTCTAATATTTTGCTTGATGCTGAACTAAATCCCCGTCTCTCTGACTGTGGCTTGACAGTATTCTATGAGGTacatttttctatgaaattttctTATGATACACTTCCCATAAGCTTttgtaatttgtttcttttagcTCAGGCTAAGGTTTAAAGTGGCTATgtgtttgaattttttatttgttttgttttttatgtTCTTTGGATGA
It includes:
- the LOC113740048 gene encoding protein STRUBBELIG-RECEPTOR FAMILY 5-like isoform X1, with amino-acid sequence MTMMACDADIASPPCYSRSYGCYFLRKATRGPLLLPRQATLDFYWLLLLLTSFNFTTFVLCKTNAPDVSALNVMYTSMNSPSKLDGWKTNGGDPCGQSWHGIKCSGSSVTEIDLSDLELTGSMGYQLSSLTSVTYFDLSKNNLKGDIPYQLPSNAQYIDLSRNGFSGSVPYSISQMINLEYLNLNNNQLNGQLNDMFGQLSKLSKLDLSFNSFTGTLPPSFKSLSSLSTLHLQNNQFTGSINVLADLPLDDLNVANNQFTGWIPDELKSIKDIKTGGNSWSSGPAPPPPPGQKSDPHARQSKEDIKKSGLSGTAIAGIVLGILVVFGVIFTLFSRKSSSSHFLEEDRLSRKHSPFSPLAIHELSNDLPNDVQNDFRERKSFGSSSSVKVKCLQTSASMSLQTGKTLQVSPSPGFKSGKALEASLSGDLKLPPSDCARYTNHNEITDRLERSSSIHVTCYSLSELQNATGNFATGRLLGEGSIGRVYRTKHADGKVLAVKKIDSSLLQGGHGGKFREVITHISELRHPNISELVGYCSEQGQNMIVYEYFRNGSLHEFLHLSDDFSKPLTWNTRVKISLGTARALKYLHEVCSPSYVHKNIKSSNILLDAELNPRLSDCGLTVFYEEGKNQRMNKNHGIGYKAPECTTPSAYTSKSDIYSFGVIMLELLTGRMAFDSSKPRMEQFLVRWASPQLHDIDALEKMADPALRGLYPPRCLSRFADVIALCVQVSIFRAARNLIVRNFVNLWVTWIVSGILHIIIVHVAII
- the LOC113740048 gene encoding protein STRUBBELIG-RECEPTOR FAMILY 5-like isoform X2, with amino-acid sequence MTMMACDADIASPPCYSRSYGCYFLRKATRGPLLLPRQATLDFYWLLLLLTSFNFTTFVLCKTNAPDVSALNVMYTSMNSPSKLDGWKTNGGDPCGQSWHGIKCSGSSVTEIDLSDLELTGSMGYQLSSLTSVTYFDLSKNNLKGDIPYQLPSNAQYIDLSRNGFSGSVPYSISQMINLEYLNLNNNQLNGQLNDMFGQLSKLSKLDLSFNSFTGTLPPSFKSLSSLSTLHLQNNQFTGSINVLADLPLDDLNVANNQFTGWIPDELKSIKDIKTGGNSWSSGPAPPPPPGQKSDPHARQSKEDIKKSGLSGTAIAGIVLGILVVFGVIFTLFSRKSSSSHFLEEDRLSRKHSPFSPLAIHELSNDLPNDVQNDFRERKSFGSSSSVKVKCLQTSASMSLQTGKTLQVSPSPGFKSGKALEASLSGDLKLPPSDCARYTNHNEITDRLERSSSIHVTCYSLSELQNATGNFATGRLLGEGSIGRVYRTKHADGKVLAVKKIDSSLLQGGHGGKFREVITHISELRHPNISELVGYCSEQGQNMIVYEYFRNGSLHEFLHLSDDFSKPLTWNTRVKISLGTARALKYLHEVCSPSYVHKNIKSSNILLDAELNPRLSDCGLTVFYEEGKNQRMNKNHGIGYKAPECTTPSAYTSKSDIYSFGVIMLELLTGRMAFDSSKPRMEQFLVRWASPQLHDIDALEKMADPALRGLYPPRCLSRFADVIALCVQSEPEFRPPMSEVVEALVRLVQ
- the LOC113740048 gene encoding protein STRUBBELIG-RECEPTOR FAMILY 5-like isoform X3; translated protein: MTMMACDADIASPPCYSRSYGCYFLRKATRGPLLLPRQATLDFYWLLLLLTSFNFTTFVLCKTNAPDVSALNVMYTSMNSPSKLDGWKTNGGDPCGQSWHGIKCSGSSVTEIDLSDLELTGSMGYQLSSLTSVTYFDLSKNNLKGDIPYQLPSNAQYIDLSRNGFSGSVPYSISQMINLEYLNLNNNQLNGQLNDMFGQLSKLSKLHLQNNQFTGSINVLADLPLDDLNVANNQFTGWIPDELKSIKDIKTGGNSWSSGPAPPPPPGQKSDPHARQSKEDIKKSGLSGTAIAGIVLGILVVFGVIFTLFSRKSSSSHFLEEDRLSRKHSPFSPLAIHELSNDLPNDVQNDFRERKSFGSSSSVKVKCLQTSASMSLQTGKTLQVSPSPGFKSGKALEASLSGDLKLPPSDCARYTNHNEITDRLERSSSIHVTCYSLSELQNATGNFATGRLLGEGSIGRVYRTKHADGKVLAVKKIDSSLLQGGHGGKFREVITHISELRHPNISELVGYCSEQGQNMIVYEYFRNGSLHEFLHLSDDFSKPLTWNTRVKISLGTARALKYLHEVCSPSYVHKNIKSSNILLDAELNPRLSDCGLTVFYEEGKNQRMNKNHGIGYKAPECTTPSAYTSKSDIYSFGVIMLELLTGRMAFDSSKPRMEQFLVRWASPQLHDIDALEKMADPALRGLYPPRCLSRFADVIALCVQVSIFRAARNLIVRNFVNLWVTWIVSGILHIIIVHVAII